From the genome of Populus alba chromosome 10, ASM523922v2, whole genome shotgun sequence, one region includes:
- the LOC118048882 gene encoding uncharacterized protein: MAAANCSAVETLAALIHGKQMAPSRLEAWARLFVTKFLESHISADRLILEEDGGATFTFEGTGKKCSLEVVLKVHSPQFYWKVTTRADIGLADAYIDGEFSFADKDQGLLHLIMVLIANRDANKSISKANKKRGWWTPSLFTAGIASAKFFLQHVLRQNTLTQARRNISRHYDLSTEVFSLFLGETMAYSCAIFKTEDEDLNTAQLRKISTLIEKARIDKKHEILDIGCGWGTFAIEVVKQTGCKYTGLTLSVEQLKYAEMKVKEAGLQVNIRLLLCDYRELPKGYKYDRIVSCEMIEHVGHEYMEDFFSSCESALAEDGLLVLQSTSIADERYDEYRRSSDFIKEYIFPGGCLPSLSRITSAMGVASRFSVEHVENIGSHYDLTLRCWKNYFLENKSKILAMGFDEKFTRTWEYYFDYGASGFKSCTLLNYQIVFSRPGNVGVLGDPYKGFPSAYRHLL; encoded by the exons ATGGCCGCTGCAAATTGTTCCGCTGTAGAGACTCTTGCTGCTCTGATCCATGGAAAACAAATGGCACCTTCTCGGTTAGAAGCTTGGGCTCGTCTTTTTGTTACTAAATTTCTTGAAAGTCATATCTCCGCTGACCGTTTAAT CTTAGAGGAGGACGGGGGTGCAACTTTCACCTTCGAGGGAACTGGTAAAAAATGTTCTCTAGAAGTTGTTCTCAAAGTTCACAGTCCTCAGTTTTACTGGAAG GTAACGACGCGGGCAGACATAGGCCTCGCAGATGCTTATATTGATGGAGAATTTTCTTTTGCTGACAAAGACCAAGGTCTTCTACATCTTATCATG gttCTGATTGCGAACAGAGATGCAAACAAATCTATCTCCAAGGCGAATAAGAAAAG GGGTTGGTGGACACCATCGTTATTTACAGCAGGTATTGCTTCCGCAAAGTTTTTCCTTCAGCATGTTCTGAGGCAAAATACTCTTACACAAGCTCGCAGGAACATCTCTCGTCATTATGACCTG AGTACCGAGGTTTTTTCTCTATTCCTGGGAGAAACAATGGCGTACTCGTGTGCAATATTTAAG ACTGAAGATGAAGACTTAAATACAGCTCAGTTGAGGAAAATCTCTACTCTGATTGAAAAA GCAAGAATCGATAAGAAGCATGAAATTCTTGACATTGGTTGTGGCTGGGGAACTTTTGCTATCGAAGTTGTCAAACAAACAGGATGCAAATACACGGGTCTCACTCTATCTGTGGAACAACTGAAATATGCAGAAATGAAAGTCAAGGAAGCTGGTCTGCAG GTTAATATTAGACTTCTCCTCTGTGATTATCGTGAATTGCCTAAAGGCTATAAATACGATAGAATCGTATCTTG TGAAATGATAGAGCATGTGGGTCATGAATACATGGAGGATTTTTTTAGCAGCTGCGAATCAGCATTGGCAGAAGATGGGCTTCTTGTTCTACAG TCTACATCCATAGCAGATGAGCGTTATGATGAGTACAGGCGAAGTTCTGATTTTATCAAGGAATATATTTTTCCCGGTGGATGTTTGCCCTCATTGAGTAGGATAACATCAGCCATGGGTGTAGCATCAAGATTCTC TGTGGAGCATGTGGAAAACATAGGGAGTCATTACGATCTTACGTTAAGGTGCTGGAAAAACTATTTCTTGGAAAACAAGAG caAAATTCTTGCCATGGGATTCGATGAAAAGTTTACCAGGACATGGGAGTATTATTTTGACTACGGCGCTTCTGGTTTCAAGTCGTGTACCCTTTTGAATTATCAG ATTGTATTTTCACGTCCTGGCAATGTCGGAGTATTAGGTGATCCATACAAAGGTTTTCCATCGGCATATCGACACCTTCTCTGA
- the LOC118048880 gene encoding uncharacterized protein: MAAANCSSGETCAALIHGKQMAPSRLEAWARLFVTKFLGSHISTHRLILEEEGGATFTFEGTRKKCSLEVVLKVHSPQFYWKVTTRADIGLADAYIDGDFSFADKDQGLLHLFMVLIANRDANKSISKANKKRGWWTPSLFTAGIASAKFFLQHVLRQNTLTQARRNISRHYDLNNEVFSLFLGETMAYSSAIFKTEDEDINRAQLRKISVLIEKARIDKKHEILDIGCGWGTFAIEVVKQTGCKYTGLTLSVEQLKYAEMKVKEAGLQDNISLLLCDYRELPKGYKYDRIVSCEMIEHVGHEYMEDFFSSCESALAEDGLLVLQFISIADERYDEYRRSSDFIKEYIFPGGCLPSLSRITSAMGVASRLCVEHVENIGSHYYHTLRRWRNNFLENKSKILAMGFDEKFIRTWEYYFDYCAAGFKSYTLGDYQVVFSRPGNVVALGNPYKGFPSAYRHLL, from the exons ATGGCCGCTGCAAATTGTTCCTCTGGAGAGACTTGTGCTGCTCTGATCCATGGAAAACAAATGGCACCTTCTCGGCTAGAAGCCTGGGCTCGTCTTTTTGTTACTAAATTTCTTGGAAGTCATATCTCCACTCACCGTTTAAT CTTAGAGGAGGAAGGGGGTGCAACTTTCACCTTCGAGGGAACTCGTAAAAAATGTTCTCTAGAAGTTGTTCTCAAAGTTCACAGTCCTCAGTTTTACTGGAAG GTAACGACGCGGGCTGACATAGGCCTTGCAGATGCTTATATTGATGGAGATTTTTCTTTTGCTGACAAAGACCAAGGTCTTCTACATCTTTTCATG gttCTGATTGCGAACAGAGATGCAAACAAATCTATCTCCAAGGCGAATAAGAAAAG GGGTTGGTGGACACCATCGTTATTTACAGCAGGTATTGCTTCCGCAAAGTTTTTCCTTCAGCATGTTCTGAGGCAAAATACTCTTACTCAAGCTCGCAGGAACATCTCTCGTCATTATGACCTG AATAACGAAGTTTTTTCTCTATTCCTGGGAGAAACAATGGCATACTCGTCTGCAATATTTAAG ACTGAAGATGAAGACATAAATAGAGCTCAGTTGAGGAAAATCTCTGTTCTGATTGAAAAA GCAAGAATCGATAAGAAGCATGAAATTCTTGACATTGGTTGTGGCTGGGGAACTTTTGCTATTGAAGTTGTCAAACAAACAGGATGCAAATACACGGGTCTCACTCTATCTGTGGAGCAACTGAAATATGCAGAAATGAAAGTCAAGGAAGCTGGTCTGCAG GATAATATCAGCCTTCTCCTATGTGATTATCGTGAATTGCCTAAAGGCTATAAATACGATAGAATCGTATCTTG TGAAATGATAGAGCATGTGGGTCATGAATACATGGAGGATTTTTTTAGTAGCTGCGAATCAGCATTGGCAGAAGATGGGCTTCTTGTTCTACAG TTCATATCAATAGCAGACGAGCGTTATGATGAGTACAGGCGAAGTTCTGATTTTATCAAGGAATATATTTTTCCCGGTGGATGTTTGCCTTCATTAAGCAGGATAACATCAGCCATGGGTGTTGCATCAAGACTCTG CGTGGAGCACGTGGAAAATATAGGAAGTCATTACTATCATACGTTAAGAAGGTGGAGGAATAATTTCTTGGAAAACAAGAG caAAATTCTTGCCATGGGATTCGATGAAAAGTTCATCAGGACATGGGAGTATTACTTTGACTACTGCGCTGCTGGTTTCAAGTCGTATACCCTTGGGGATTACCAG GTTGTATTTTCACGTCCTGGCAATGTTGTGGCATTAGGCAATCCATACAAAGGTTTTCCATCGGCATATCGACACCTTCTATAG